In the genome of Candidatus Cloacimonadota bacterium, one region contains:
- a CDS encoding RNA methyltransferase, whose amino-acid sequence MKFLAQYSKSKFINFSFDAQLKAFAKMLQELEKNIANTAYRQDIVSQIDTLLPFVHKPLPRRMHKLLNSLPDDPHRLLRALALYHNDSLVKDGSIILRVGDGSVQPDEQKIKQAQRITVVADNLRSVFNVGSLFRLCECLSLGELVLCGISPTPLHPNMNKTALGTTDKVKWSKQEQTKTAIDSLKVKGYRIYALETAQPSTSVFEFQASFPLAMIVGNEALGVEPAILKECDEIIHLPVLGWKNSLNVSVAASVAIYQILFGGRNADL is encoded by the coding sequence GTGAAATTCCTTGCTCAATACAGTAAAAGCAAATTCATAAACTTCAGCTTTGATGCACAACTAAAAGCATTTGCTAAGATGCTGCAAGAATTGGAAAAGAACATTGCAAATACTGCCTACAGACAAGATATTGTTTCTCAGATTGATACTTTGCTTCCCTTTGTGCATAAACCGCTGCCTCGCAGGATGCATAAACTTCTCAACTCGCTTCCTGATGATCCGCACCGGTTGTTAAGAGCCCTTGCACTGTACCATAATGATTCATTGGTAAAGGATGGCAGCATTATTTTGAGAGTGGGGGATGGATCGGTGCAACCAGATGAGCAGAAGATAAAACAAGCACAAAGGATCACTGTAGTGGCAGACAATCTGCGCAGTGTGTTTAATGTAGGCTCTCTTTTCCGTCTTTGCGAATGTCTTAGCTTGGGAGAATTAGTGCTGTGCGGCATTAGTCCCACTCCTTTACATCCTAATATGAATAAGACTGCTTTGGGCACGACCGATAAGGTAAAGTGGAGTAAACAAGAACAAACTAAAACTGCTATTGACAGTTTAAAAGTAAAAGGCTATCGTATCTACGCACTGGAAACAGCTCAGCCATCTACCTCCGTTTTTGAATTTCAGGCTTCATTTCCATTGGCAATGATAGTGGGCAATGAGGCATTAGGAGTAGAACCAGCCATTCTGAAAGAGTGCGATGAGATAATACATTTACCAGTTTTGGGTTGGAAGAACTCACTAAATGTTAGTGTGGCTGCATCTGTGGCTATATACCAGATACTTTTTGGAGGAAGGAATGCAGACCTTTGA
- a CDS encoding LPS-assembly protein LptD: KNLFKSSGQNLRLSAGFNLTKNYSLTYSNYYDIKNKELISQSIKIIRDLHCWKLDISFTKRNEYWDYRIIFFNTKFPDALRFQTRDSKRN, from the coding sequence AAAGAATCTGTTTAAGAGCTCTGGGCAAAATCTACGCTTGAGCGCAGGCTTTAATCTTACTAAAAATTACAGCTTAACCTATTCTAATTATTACGATATCAAGAATAAGGAATTGATCTCACAAAGTATTAAAATAATACGAGATTTGCATTGCTGGAAACTAGATATATCTTTTACCAAGCGTAATGAATATTGGGATTATCGTATCATCTTCTTTAATACTAAATTCCCAGATGCGCTGAGGTTTCAAACTCGTGATAGTAAAAGAAATTAA
- a CDS encoding T9SS type A sorting domain-containing protein gives MKQITLIILLLGAIALLPAALLWEEVVPIRQGVNIEWFRTGTATADGGAIYVWSDTKLGERDLWAQKVDASGNLLWNEPVLIDGKPDRQEDPVITQTTDGNYIIAWIDFYDDLDGNVYAQKINDMGQLLWQEGGKPVCTYPGIQVGLNMENDPNGGALIIWGDSRNPSKDLYAQRISSTGDPLWTTNGIAVANGSGDEIQNTMLPDGQGGMMLAYTHTFVGDSDIYAKHFDGDGNMTWNEPLSLAVTTGNQMGVRMAAIGNQEFMFTWTDQRNNDPDIYAQKVNIAGEMLWSDPFYVFSDQDISLPKPQQNPRIQATSDGAAVIVWEESLESDLFAQKISATGDKLWGESGIALCTAEFSQNGQRMDSDGNGGVYVVWDDLRNGNDPNFDIYAQHLSSTGEALWDEGGKAICTQPNAQNGGLIKLAGNNVYVNWMDQRNGSIGLYYQVLDTTGNTLLANDGLRIFWGLSGDTTKGEYRILPRSNDSIVIWQDTRFANEGYRIFFQFLTADGQTLLETNGRTLTEDGLGHQYDVHAVVTEDDHVAVVWRDERSGESQVFAQLISPAGERLWDANGLPLTESEPLSQLNPRISMYNNSFYVGWSEWEYEMMNMAFRYHVFGQRLDMNGQRLWGPDGKMISVLIGSNRNIETKLTDIIDDVYIWHRFNPSTDRQTVWAKRVDANGDAYTGWTAEGMQVNTYTGMEAQLSPVSAKTPDGIYVTWRDMRNGPMQFYAQLVSWDGEYLWAPEGIKISDSENEQEFANIAVAHNGITTLWCESINGMHDILGQKFAFDGTKLWGESGFFVVQKDSTQTNPYVIGFDGAGMAVAWTEFFTEDSDIYYNYLNANGDNVLGNYGSVLTDAGKSQYEPVGMELNDNAYFIWADGRSSGKTEILGLYAMKVNNQSVSNNDPVVPQAFRPTLRQNYPNPFNPNTSFALDMPESGKIILNIYNAKGQLVKTLFDGSLPRGEHSFDWDGKDHNGNSVASGMYFYTAQNDKGTQSRKMMLMK, from the coding sequence GTGAAACAGATTACGCTTATCATCTTACTGCTTGGCGCAATAGCCCTTCTTCCGGCAGCACTGTTGTGGGAAGAAGTAGTGCCAATCCGCCAAGGGGTAAATATCGAGTGGTTCCGAACCGGCACGGCTACAGCCGATGGCGGAGCTATATACGTGTGGAGCGATACCAAACTTGGTGAACGAGATTTATGGGCACAGAAAGTGGATGCCTCAGGAAACTTGCTTTGGAATGAGCCAGTTTTAATAGATGGCAAGCCTGATCGCCAAGAAGACCCAGTTATTACCCAAACTACAGATGGCAATTACATAATCGCTTGGATTGATTTTTATGACGATTTGGACGGAAATGTATATGCTCAGAAGATAAACGACATGGGGCAATTATTGTGGCAGGAAGGTGGCAAACCCGTCTGTACATATCCCGGTATTCAGGTTGGGTTAAATATGGAAAATGATCCAAACGGTGGCGCATTAATTATATGGGGCGATAGCCGTAATCCCAGTAAAGATCTTTATGCACAAAGAATTTCTTCCACTGGTGATCCGCTCTGGACAACTAATGGCATTGCCGTTGCCAATGGTAGTGGTGACGAGATTCAAAACACAATGCTTCCTGATGGACAGGGTGGAATGATGCTGGCATATACACATACTTTTGTTGGCGATTCCGATATTTATGCCAAACACTTTGATGGTGACGGCAATATGACCTGGAACGAACCCTTAAGTCTCGCCGTTACTACCGGCAACCAAATGGGAGTGCGGATGGCTGCCATAGGAAATCAGGAATTCATGTTTACTTGGACAGATCAACGTAATAACGATCCGGATATCTATGCTCAAAAAGTTAATATAGCCGGCGAAATGCTTTGGAGTGACCCCTTTTATGTATTTTCAGATCAGGATATATCTTTGCCTAAACCTCAACAGAATCCCCGTATTCAAGCTACTTCCGATGGAGCAGCTGTAATAGTATGGGAAGAGAGTCTGGAATCCGATCTCTTTGCCCAAAAGATTTCTGCTACAGGCGATAAGTTGTGGGGAGAAAGTGGTATAGCTCTTTGCACTGCTGAATTTTCCCAGAATGGACAACGTATGGATTCTGATGGGAACGGAGGAGTGTATGTGGTTTGGGATGACTTACGCAATGGAAATGATCCTAACTTCGATATCTATGCCCAACATCTCTCGTCAACCGGAGAAGCACTTTGGGATGAGGGTGGAAAAGCAATTTGCACTCAACCCAACGCTCAAAACGGTGGCTTGATAAAGTTGGCGGGCAATAATGTCTATGTAAATTGGATGGATCAACGTAACGGAAGTATTGGATTGTATTATCAAGTGCTAGATACTACTGGAAATACTCTGCTGGCTAACGACGGGTTAAGAATATTTTGGGGACTTAGCGGAGATACTACAAAGGGAGAATATAGAATTCTTCCCCGTAGTAATGATAGTATCGTGATCTGGCAAGACACTCGTTTTGCTAATGAAGGATATCGCATTTTCTTCCAGTTTCTAACTGCCGATGGACAAACATTATTAGAAACTAATGGTAGAACACTTACTGAAGATGGATTGGGACATCAATACGACGTTCACGCTGTTGTTACTGAAGATGACCATGTTGCCGTAGTGTGGAGAGATGAGCGAAGTGGAGAGTCACAAGTTTTTGCCCAATTGATCTCTCCAGCCGGAGAAAGATTGTGGGATGCCAATGGTCTGCCGCTTACTGAAAGCGAACCTCTTAGCCAACTCAACCCCAGAATAAGCATGTACAACAACTCGTTCTACGTTGGGTGGTCAGAATGGGAGTATGAAATGATGAATATGGCGTTCCGATATCATGTTTTTGGCCAAAGACTCGATATGAATGGTCAAAGGCTTTGGGGTCCAGATGGAAAAATGATATCAGTTTTGATCGGCTCAAACAGGAATATTGAAACTAAACTTACAGATATCATTGATGACGTGTATATCTGGCATAGATTCAATCCAAGCACAGATCGTCAAACCGTATGGGCAAAGCGAGTGGATGCAAACGGTGATGCCTATACCGGGTGGACTGCCGAAGGAATGCAAGTGAATACCTACACAGGAATGGAAGCACAACTATCTCCGGTATCCGCTAAAACACCAGATGGAATCTATGTAACTTGGCGAGATATGAGAAATGGTCCCATGCAATTCTATGCTCAGCTTGTATCTTGGGATGGTGAGTATTTGTGGGCTCCTGAAGGAATCAAGATAAGTGATTCAGAAAATGAACAAGAGTTTGCAAATATCGCCGTGGCACACAATGGAATTACGACACTTTGGTGTGAAAGCATCAATGGCATGCACGATATTTTAGGACAGAAATTCGCTTTTGATGGAACAAAACTTTGGGGCGAATCTGGATTTTTTGTAGTTCAAAAAGACTCCACCCAAACAAATCCTTATGTTATCGGTTTCGATGGGGCAGGAATGGCAGTTGCATGGACTGAGTTCTTCACCGAAGATAGCGATATCTATTACAATTATTTAAATGCCAACGGAGATAATGTTTTGGGCAATTATGGATCCGTCCTCACAGATGCTGGCAAATCTCAATATGAGCCCGTTGGAATGGAACTTAACGATAATGCCTATTTCATTTGGGCAGATGGTCGCAGCAGCGGTAAAACTGAAATCTTAGGTTTGTATGCAATGAAGGTAAATAACCAATCTGTATCCAATAACGATCCAGTTGTACCGCAAGCGTTTAGACCTACACTAAGGCAAAACTACCCCAATCCCTTCAATCCCAATACTTCTTTTGCGCTTGATATGCCTGAATCAGGCAAAATAATCCTGAATATCTATAACGCCAAGGGACAGTTGGTTAAAACATTGTTTGATGGCTCTCTTCCCAGAGGTGAGCACAGCTTCGATTGGGATGGTAAAGACCATAATGGAAACTCTGTAGCAAGTGGGATGTACTTCTATACTGCCCAAAATGACAAAGGCACTCAAAGCCGGAAAATGATGTTAATGAAATAA
- a CDS encoding HAD family hydrolase produces the protein MIVKEIKRAVFLDRDGTISPDKFGYIKDPEIYHLYPETPAALRLLQEMGFLIFIVTNQSGIARGYLDLEQLAQVHKKMLELLAQSGVKPNGVYFSPYHREGIVKPFNIHHEDRKPGIGMFKRAKREFHFDPSQSFMIGDRASDIGFAHNAGMKSILLLSGNGADEFGSMLTDCSLLKPTFICENILTAAELIKQYYP, from the coding sequence GTGATAGTAAAAGAAATTAAACGCGCAGTTTTCTTAGATAGAGATGGCACTATTAGTCCCGATAAATTTGGATATATCAAGGATCCCGAAATCTATCATCTCTATCCGGAGACTCCGGCAGCCTTAAGATTACTGCAAGAAATGGGGTTCTTGATATTCATTGTTACAAACCAAAGTGGAATAGCACGAGGTTATTTAGATTTGGAACAACTGGCACAAGTGCATAAGAAAATGCTGGAGCTGCTTGCTCAATCTGGCGTAAAGCCTAATGGCGTATATTTTTCGCCCTACCATAGGGAAGGTATTGTTAAACCGTTTAACATACATCATGAAGATCGAAAGCCCGGCATTGGGATGTTCAAGCGGGCAAAGCGAGAGTTTCACTTTGATCCTTCGCAATCGTTTATGATTGGTGACAGAGCTTCAGACATAGGTTTTGCTCATAATGCTGGCATGAAAAGCATACTCTTGCTTAGTGGTAATGGGGCTGATGAATTTGGTTCAATGCTGACAGATTGTAGCTTGTTGAAACCTACCTTCATCTGCGAAAACATCCTAACGGCAGCCGAATTGATTAAACAGTATTATCCGTGA
- a CDS encoding XdhC/CoxI family protein produces the protein MQTFDYYTKLLEYNSLNKPLWQVTIVHTDGSSPAKAGMKMLISTDGLILGNLGGGEMEHSIIEYIGSHKPSTAEQMTFDLGQANLMYATSTAMICGGSVTVFIEPLFNSNNLYIIGAGHCGKALGHLARLCGFWVKLIDNREDILKSAPKDCFDEAEYSNYEDITSVIGFGSYTWVVIMTHGHVHDQEVLQQCIEKETLYLGMIGSKSKVKQTFDSLMDQGYTAEDITRIHAPIGLSIGSQSPYEIAVSIMAELISIKRNEHKTGL, from the coding sequence ATGCAGACCTTTGATTATTATACTAAGTTGTTGGAATACAATTCTCTAAATAAACCTCTATGGCAAGTAACCATTGTGCATACAGATGGTTCTTCACCGGCAAAAGCGGGCATGAAAATGTTGATCTCTACCGATGGACTCATTCTGGGAAATCTGGGTGGGGGAGAGATGGAACATAGCATAATTGAATACATCGGTAGCCATAAACCCTCAACTGCAGAACAGATGACTTTCGATTTAGGACAAGCAAACCTTATGTATGCAACATCCACAGCCATGATCTGTGGTGGGAGTGTAACTGTATTTATTGAACCTTTATTTAACTCAAACAATCTTTACATTATTGGCGCAGGTCATTGTGGTAAGGCATTGGGGCATTTAGCAAGGCTGTGTGGCTTCTGGGTTAAGCTGATAGATAATAGAGAAGATATTCTAAAAAGTGCTCCAAAAGATTGTTTTGATGAAGCCGAATACAGCAATTATGAAGATATAACATCGGTTATAGGATTTGGCTCTTATACTTGGGTAGTTATCATGACGCATGGTCATGTTCACGATCAGGAGGTATTGCAACAGTGTATAGAAAAAGAAACCCTATATCTGGGTATGATCGGAAGTAAAAGCAAGGTAAAACAAACATTTGATTCTTTGATGGATCAAGGCTACACTGCTGAAGATATTACTCGAATACATGCCCCCATTGGACTTTCGATAGGAAGCCAAAGCCCTTATGAAATTGCCGTAAGTATAATGGCAGAACTTATAAGCATTAAGAGAAACGAGCACAAGACGGGTTTATAG